From a region of the Mercurialis annua linkage group LG1-X, ddMerAnnu1.2, whole genome shotgun sequence genome:
- the LOC126677219 gene encoding uncharacterized protein LOC126677219 isoform X3 — protein sequence MGYRQNTIWVLLLIFLVSNLGSNFIAAQTDLTNSSEPGINLGETSNVSQSDDTVRVDPLDNFNKYRGGYDITNKHYWTSTVFTGVYGYAIGLLWLLGGVVYGTILLISNHCCNSRKQKLTKRLPCHRQCYLLPILLAILFTILTIIATGLVLGGNQKFHSRAKTVVNIIIDTADGASGTIYNTTGAMREIRDNLESSNATTKQASTFLTSTSEQLDSQADEIHRQARKNRRLIDKGLKIVYIITTVIISLNLVAVIALSVCGTLRLRRALNLLIVLCWILTALCWLFFGVYFFLGKFSGDTCTALENFQKDPYNNSLSSILPCDEMLKAKPILTDVSQGIYDIVNQVNANISVVQVCNPFSGPPEYIYQAHNCPENTIQIGDVPKLLEPLACSDSNNTVCRSNGQFISINDFRTVEGYTNSLQNLLNAYPGMENLVECQSVKDAFSDILINHCKPLKKYVRMTWGSMLFLSLSMVFLILIWTLQAHHDQERHPSDNSVKPHSHTVIEIDSDDVEVKGGSKQGLV from the exons ATGGGGTACAGGCAAAACACAATATGGGTTTTGCTTCTAATTTTCTTGGTCAGCAATTTAGGTTCAAACTTCATTGCAGCTCAAACTGATTTAACCAATAGTTCTGAACCAG GAATAAATTTGGGTGAAACAAGCAACGTGTCACAGTCAGATGATACAGTAAGGGTGGATCCTCTAGATAATTTCAACAAATACAGAGGAGGATATGATATTACCAATAAGCATTATTGGACT tCAACTGTATTTACAGGAGTGTATGGATATGCAATTGGGTTGCTGTGGCTGTTGGGTGGAGTTGTATATGGAACCATTCTTCTAATTTCTAACCATTGTTGTAATTCAAGGAAACAGAAGCTAACAAAAAGATTACCTTGCCATAGGCAATGTTACCTTTTGCCTATCCTCTTGGCTATTTTATTCACTATCCTCACGAT AATTGCGACAGGATTAGTTCTCGGAGGGAATCAAAAGTTCCATTCGCGAGCGAAAACAGTGGTGAACATTATTATAGATACAGCAGATGGTGCATCAGGAACAATATATAACACAACTGGAGCAATGAGAGAAATCAGAGATAATTTAGAATCATCTAATGCAACCACGAAACAAGCATCTACCTTCCTAACTTCCACATCGGAACAGCTCGACAGTCAGGCTGATGAAATTCATAGGCAAGCAAGAAAAAACAGGCGATTGATCGATAAGGGTCTCAAGATAGT ATACATAATAACAACAGTAATAATTTCCTTGAACCTTGTTGCTGTTATTGCTCTTTCAG TTTGTGGAACTCTGAGGCTACGAAGAGCACTTAATTT GCTTATTGTCCTTTGTTGGATCCTGACTGCTCTATGCTGGCTGTTCTTTGGAGTGTATTTCTTTTTAGGAAA GTTCTCTGGTGATACATGTACAGCTCTAGAAAACTTCCAAAAGGATCCTTACAACAACAGTTTGAGTTCAATCCTTCCTTGTGATGAAATGCTGAAAGCAAAGCCCATTTTGACAGATGTCAGTCAAGGGATATACGACATTGTTAATCAg GTTAATGCAAACATATCAGTAGTACAAGTGTGTAATCCTTTCTCAGGACCTCCAGAGTACATTTACCAGGCTCATAATTGCCCTGAAAATACAATTCAAATAGGAGATGTTCCTAAG CTATTGGAGCCACTTGCATGTTCAGATTCCAACAATACAGTATGTAGAAGTAACGGACAATTCATATCGATCAACGACTTCCGAACAGTCGAAGGCTACACAAATTCACTTCAGAATCTGCTAAATGCATATCCAGGTATGGAAAACCTGGTAGAATGCCAATCAGTAAAGGATGCATTTTCTGATATTCTGATAAATCATTGTAAACCATTGAAGAAATATGTTAGGATGACTTGGGGATCCATGTTGTTTCTGTCGTTAAGTATGGTGTTTTTGATTCTGATATGGACACTTCAAGCTCATCATGATCAAGAACGCCATCCGTCCGATAATTCTGTTAAACCGCATTCGCATACTGTGATTGAAATAGATTCTGATGATGTAGAAGTAAAAGGTGGCTCAAAGCAAGGTTTAGTTTAG
- the LOC126677219 gene encoding uncharacterized protein LOC126677219 isoform X2, with protein sequence MISIGLSMGYRQNTIWVLLLIFLVSNLGSNFIAAQTDLTNSSEPGINLGETSNVSQSDDTVRVDPLDNFNKYRGGYDITNKHYWTSTVFTGVYGYAIGLLWLLGGVVYGTILLISNHCCNSRKQKLTKRLPCHRQCYLLPILLAILFTILTIIATGLVLGGNQKFHSRAKTVVNIIIDTADGASGTIYNTTGAMREIRDNLESSNATTKQASTFLTSTSEQLDSQADEIHRQARKNRRLIDKGLKIVYIITTVIISLNLVAVIALSVCGTLRLRRALNLLIVLCWILTALCWLFFGVYFFLGKFSGDTCTALENFQKDPYNNSLSSILPCDEMLKAKPILTDVSQGIYDIVNQVNANISVVQVCNPFSGPPEYIYQAHNCPENTIQIGDVPKLLEPLACSDSNNTVCRSNGQFISINDFRTVEGYTNSLQNLLNAYPGMENLVECQSVKDAFSDILINHCKPLKKYVRMTWGSMLFLSLSMVFLILIWTLQAHHDQERHPSDNSVKPHSHTVIEIDSDDVEVKGGSKQGLV encoded by the exons ATGATTAGTATTGG GTTAAGCATGGGGTACAGGCAAAACACAATATGGGTTTTGCTTCTAATTTTCTTGGTCAGCAATTTAGGTTCAAACTTCATTGCAGCTCAAACTGATTTAACCAATAGTTCTGAACCAG GAATAAATTTGGGTGAAACAAGCAACGTGTCACAGTCAGATGATACAGTAAGGGTGGATCCTCTAGATAATTTCAACAAATACAGAGGAGGATATGATATTACCAATAAGCATTATTGGACT tCAACTGTATTTACAGGAGTGTATGGATATGCAATTGGGTTGCTGTGGCTGTTGGGTGGAGTTGTATATGGAACCATTCTTCTAATTTCTAACCATTGTTGTAATTCAAGGAAACAGAAGCTAACAAAAAGATTACCTTGCCATAGGCAATGTTACCTTTTGCCTATCCTCTTGGCTATTTTATTCACTATCCTCACGAT AATTGCGACAGGATTAGTTCTCGGAGGGAATCAAAAGTTCCATTCGCGAGCGAAAACAGTGGTGAACATTATTATAGATACAGCAGATGGTGCATCAGGAACAATATATAACACAACTGGAGCAATGAGAGAAATCAGAGATAATTTAGAATCATCTAATGCAACCACGAAACAAGCATCTACCTTCCTAACTTCCACATCGGAACAGCTCGACAGTCAGGCTGATGAAATTCATAGGCAAGCAAGAAAAAACAGGCGATTGATCGATAAGGGTCTCAAGATAGT ATACATAATAACAACAGTAATAATTTCCTTGAACCTTGTTGCTGTTATTGCTCTTTCAG TTTGTGGAACTCTGAGGCTACGAAGAGCACTTAATTT GCTTATTGTCCTTTGTTGGATCCTGACTGCTCTATGCTGGCTGTTCTTTGGAGTGTATTTCTTTTTAGGAAA GTTCTCTGGTGATACATGTACAGCTCTAGAAAACTTCCAAAAGGATCCTTACAACAACAGTTTGAGTTCAATCCTTCCTTGTGATGAAATGCTGAAAGCAAAGCCCATTTTGACAGATGTCAGTCAAGGGATATACGACATTGTTAATCAg GTTAATGCAAACATATCAGTAGTACAAGTGTGTAATCCTTTCTCAGGACCTCCAGAGTACATTTACCAGGCTCATAATTGCCCTGAAAATACAATTCAAATAGGAGATGTTCCTAAG CTATTGGAGCCACTTGCATGTTCAGATTCCAACAATACAGTATGTAGAAGTAACGGACAATTCATATCGATCAACGACTTCCGAACAGTCGAAGGCTACACAAATTCACTTCAGAATCTGCTAAATGCATATCCAGGTATGGAAAACCTGGTAGAATGCCAATCAGTAAAGGATGCATTTTCTGATATTCTGATAAATCATTGTAAACCATTGAAGAAATATGTTAGGATGACTTGGGGATCCATGTTGTTTCTGTCGTTAAGTATGGTGTTTTTGATTCTGATATGGACACTTCAAGCTCATCATGATCAAGAACGCCATCCGTCCGATAATTCTGTTAAACCGCATTCGCATACTGTGATTGAAATAGATTCTGATGATGTAGAAGTAAAAGGTGGCTCAAAGCAAGGTTTAGTTTAG
- the LOC126677219 gene encoding uncharacterized protein LOC126677219 isoform X1, with protein sequence MISIGLVINLLKRAILSNDYFVDSFFFNLFDRLSMGYRQNTIWVLLLIFLVSNLGSNFIAAQTDLTNSSEPGINLGETSNVSQSDDTVRVDPLDNFNKYRGGYDITNKHYWTSTVFTGVYGYAIGLLWLLGGVVYGTILLISNHCCNSRKQKLTKRLPCHRQCYLLPILLAILFTILTIIATGLVLGGNQKFHSRAKTVVNIIIDTADGASGTIYNTTGAMREIRDNLESSNATTKQASTFLTSTSEQLDSQADEIHRQARKNRRLIDKGLKIVYIITTVIISLNLVAVIALSVCGTLRLRRALNLLIVLCWILTALCWLFFGVYFFLGKFSGDTCTALENFQKDPYNNSLSSILPCDEMLKAKPILTDVSQGIYDIVNQVNANISVVQVCNPFSGPPEYIYQAHNCPENTIQIGDVPKLLEPLACSDSNNTVCRSNGQFISINDFRTVEGYTNSLQNLLNAYPGMENLVECQSVKDAFSDILINHCKPLKKYVRMTWGSMLFLSLSMVFLILIWTLQAHHDQERHPSDNSVKPHSHTVIEIDSDDVEVKGGSKQGLV encoded by the exons ATGATTAGTATTGGGTTAGTTATAAATTTACTCAAAAGGGCAATTTTGTCAAATGATTATTTTGttgactcttttttttttaatttgtttgacaGGTTAAGCATGGGGTACAGGCAAAACACAATATGGGTTTTGCTTCTAATTTTCTTGGTCAGCAATTTAGGTTCAAACTTCATTGCAGCTCAAACTGATTTAACCAATAGTTCTGAACCAG GAATAAATTTGGGTGAAACAAGCAACGTGTCACAGTCAGATGATACAGTAAGGGTGGATCCTCTAGATAATTTCAACAAATACAGAGGAGGATATGATATTACCAATAAGCATTATTGGACT tCAACTGTATTTACAGGAGTGTATGGATATGCAATTGGGTTGCTGTGGCTGTTGGGTGGAGTTGTATATGGAACCATTCTTCTAATTTCTAACCATTGTTGTAATTCAAGGAAACAGAAGCTAACAAAAAGATTACCTTGCCATAGGCAATGTTACCTTTTGCCTATCCTCTTGGCTATTTTATTCACTATCCTCACGAT AATTGCGACAGGATTAGTTCTCGGAGGGAATCAAAAGTTCCATTCGCGAGCGAAAACAGTGGTGAACATTATTATAGATACAGCAGATGGTGCATCAGGAACAATATATAACACAACTGGAGCAATGAGAGAAATCAGAGATAATTTAGAATCATCTAATGCAACCACGAAACAAGCATCTACCTTCCTAACTTCCACATCGGAACAGCTCGACAGTCAGGCTGATGAAATTCATAGGCAAGCAAGAAAAAACAGGCGATTGATCGATAAGGGTCTCAAGATAGT ATACATAATAACAACAGTAATAATTTCCTTGAACCTTGTTGCTGTTATTGCTCTTTCAG TTTGTGGAACTCTGAGGCTACGAAGAGCACTTAATTT GCTTATTGTCCTTTGTTGGATCCTGACTGCTCTATGCTGGCTGTTCTTTGGAGTGTATTTCTTTTTAGGAAA GTTCTCTGGTGATACATGTACAGCTCTAGAAAACTTCCAAAAGGATCCTTACAACAACAGTTTGAGTTCAATCCTTCCTTGTGATGAAATGCTGAAAGCAAAGCCCATTTTGACAGATGTCAGTCAAGGGATATACGACATTGTTAATCAg GTTAATGCAAACATATCAGTAGTACAAGTGTGTAATCCTTTCTCAGGACCTCCAGAGTACATTTACCAGGCTCATAATTGCCCTGAAAATACAATTCAAATAGGAGATGTTCCTAAG CTATTGGAGCCACTTGCATGTTCAGATTCCAACAATACAGTATGTAGAAGTAACGGACAATTCATATCGATCAACGACTTCCGAACAGTCGAAGGCTACACAAATTCACTTCAGAATCTGCTAAATGCATATCCAGGTATGGAAAACCTGGTAGAATGCCAATCAGTAAAGGATGCATTTTCTGATATTCTGATAAATCATTGTAAACCATTGAAGAAATATGTTAGGATGACTTGGGGATCCATGTTGTTTCTGTCGTTAAGTATGGTGTTTTTGATTCTGATATGGACACTTCAAGCTCATCATGATCAAGAACGCCATCCGTCCGATAATTCTGTTAAACCGCATTCGCATACTGTGATTGAAATAGATTCTGATGATGTAGAAGTAAAAGGTGGCTCAAAGCAAGGTTTAGTTTAG